The Castanea sativa cultivar Marrone di Chiusa Pesio chromosome 4, ASM4071231v1 sequence TCCCATTCCTCTTGATGAGCCCGAGTTTGAAGTATGCCTTCTTCTGCCCCTTTTTTATTTcctctcccctttttttttattcgcgTCTCTAACCTTCGTCTTTTGTTCTTCTCAGGTTGATCCTCAACCCATCTCCGTGTATCGTCCCACGGCCGCAGGGATTTTTGCCTCCCAGGACACTCCCATGGAGGGCTTCTTCAATGGGGCCGACGTGGCGTTTCCTGCTGTAACCCCTGCTACTCCTGCTGCTTAATAGGGAGCTCCTACTAAAGGGGCCAGTGCGACCATTCTCCCTCCTGCCTCGACACCCACCTCCCAGGAGAAGGCTACTCCTGGATCTGCTGTTCAGGCCGAGGCTGTTTCCCCGGTCACGCCTCTCATTATCTCCACTGGTGATCCTTTCGAATCCCTGTCCCAGGCTGTTAAGGATGGCTCCTCTTTGGTAATCACCCCTTCCTCTATTCCTGATTCTGCCACCTATGGTCCTACCGCGGACTTGTCCTCCGAAGAATCTGAGGACATTCTGGAGGACTCTGATGATGAACCTGCCAAGAAGAAGAGGGTCTTTGAATCTGAAGGAGAAGAGGAAAGTTCTGGGCACAGAGTTGAATTCATGGGTATGTATCTCTCTATGTTGAcaaatttctttttcccttcttcttttgttaTCTCTTCTTTGCATATATCATTGACATTCTTCCTATTGCGCTTTCCCGTTATTTTGCATGTCCATTCTTCCTTGTTACAGAGACTTCTAAAGAGCCAAAAGTTGTAGCAGACAAGGATATGCCTACCGTTACTTCCTCAGCCACACCCGTAGCACCTGCTTCTGCTGTTCCTGTGGCCCCTACTCCCGCAGGCCCTAGTGAGTTCCTCTTTTCCTATTATCTCCATTCTCCATTCGCCATGCGTTTCAATCTATTTAGTCTCGCATgttcttattttgtttcttgtaCCTTCCACTAGGCTTGCTTCCTACTATTCCTTCTTAGTTTAAGGTGGGTAGTAGTTCTGCCGCAGTACCGGATCCGGCGAGTGAGGCCGTAGCCTTTTTTACTCCGTTTCGACCAGCATGATGTTAATGACCTTGATCCCGCAGATTTCTGGGGTTACGGGTCTCCCTATGTTGATTTCCATGGCTTTAGAATACTTAAGGATTGTGCCTCTCATCTCGTGGTGATTTACTGTAGTCGCGGTGACTTCATGCGAGAGTTTAGGTACGGTCGTTCTACCAGGGAGCACTTTCTAAAACTGCTAGGGAGTGTGATGAGCGATATTGAGCACAACTTCATCAACACTGTTTCAACTGAGAGGATCCTACAGTGGAGGGTAGCAATTCAGGAGCTTCTTAGCGTGGGATTTGCTGTGGAGTTTATCTTGGACCATCTTCGTGAGATCGCCCGTGCCTATTTCATGAGGAAGATTCAGCTTGCCATTGATGCCATTGACTCACGCCTTGAGGCTTTGAAGAAGGAGGTGGCAGACTTGGAGAGTCGTCGTGAGCGTCTTGCCTCTAGCATCGGTGGTTCTAGCCGTTTTGACGACCAGACTCTTATCTCCGGACTCTGCTGACATGATTTCTGTTGTTTGATACCCTTTATGTTtcctttgtcttttcttttagcACTTATTTGGCTAGTTTGCCGCaacttgggttttttttgtaaCTATGAGATGCTACTACTTTCTTTCCTAGCTACTATTATGACATGGGATGTTTTATAAtacttcataatttttcattgcatatttCACGAAAGCATGTTACAATTTCTTGTTTTCATGACATAAtcacttgaaaagaaaacaagggaAAGCAAAAGGGAAACATGGTACTCTTTAAACAAAAaagggggtttttttttgtgacctTTCATTCTTCCTCCTTCTATGCAAAATAACATTTTAGCCATTTTCCTCGATAGGGTCCATCAAATCCTTGCCATCTGTCTAAGTCAAACGGTAATAGCCAGTGGGATATGCCTCCCTTATCACAAAGGGTCCTTCCCATTTTGGTGTAAACTTAGATGGTCCTGCCATGCCCCTCCTGACATAGTCTACCACTTTCAACACAAGTTGCCCTTCTACAAATATCCTTTCTTTGGTCATCCTGCCATAAGCTTCTATCATCCTCTGTCTATATCTGCAGCTGTGTTCCTAcgcttcttctctcttctcgtCCAGCCCTTCTAAGTTCTCACATCTTGCTATCACAAAAGCCTCTTCctccccttccttttctttcatttgcatAACCCGTAGGGAAGGGGTCATTATTTCTACTGGGCTCATCACTTCCGTTCCATGGACCAGGGAAAAGGGTGAAAATCTTATGGCTGACTTTAGCGAGTTCCTGTAGGCCTAAAGGGTGTCTGGCAGATGTGCTGCCCATCCTCCTATATACTCCTGACTCATCTTGCTGATAATTTTTATGAGTATTTTGTTTGTTGCCtctgcttgcccatttccttgtgGGTAATAGGGTGATGATCGATGGTGTTTAGCTTGGTCGAATTCTAGCATCTTCCTTACATCACTATTGACAAACGGTGTGCCATTGTCACTTATGATTCTATGGGGCACCTCTAATCTTACGATTATATTTTCCTTAATGAAATTTGTCACCGCTCCTCCCGTGGCCTTGCAAAGTGGCACTACCTTtgcccacttggtgaagtattCCGTAGCAACCAGAATCCATATGTATCTGCGTGATGGCGGGTAAACCGGCCCCACCAAATCGAGCCCCTAAGTATGGAATGGCCATGGGGTGACCATACTGTGCAATTGCTACGAGTGGGTGTGAATCAAGTTGGTCTGTACCTGGCAACTGTGGCATCTTTTTACAAATTCTGCTGCGTCCTTTTTCATGGCAGGCCAGTAGTAGCCCATCTGTAGCAGGCACCTATAtaactacttctttccttggtGTTCTCCACATTCTCCTATGCGTACCTCCTTTATcatacttttttcttctttggggCCTAGATAACGCAGTGGGTCTCCATCATACTCCTTTTTGAAGAGGACCCCACTGTGCAGAAAGTAGCGCGTTACTAGCCTTTTAAGCTTGTACCGCTCACTGTGTTTCTGTGGCAGGACACCTTGCGTAGCTTTCCTCCCTGTCAGCCGCAAGTTGGCAGGTCCCACGTTGAACTTGGACTTGGTCTGCATCTTTCCCCATATTCGGCCAGTAAAAGCCTACCCTTTGGAGTCTGCGGTAAAGGCTGATCTCTCCGTAGGATCCGTAGGTCTTGTCGTGTATCTCCTTCAGCTTTTTCTGGGCCTCCTCTTGCCCCACACATCTTGACAGGATCCCTCTTGGCATCCTGTGATACAGTTCTCCTCCTACCAGAGCGTAGTCTTTTAATGCTTTCAACTCCGCAGGCTCACTTTCTTTCATCAAGACCTCCCTTACGGGATTCTGCCAATCCTCTTTGCATTTTTCTTCCTGGAACCTTTCCTTCAAAATTTCGATAACTGATTCTCTCCTCTTACTGACTTCTATCTTGGCACTATTTTCTTCAAATACTATCTGCGAACCTAACGCAACCAGCGCATCCGCAAACCGATTCTCGCTTCTTGGCATATGCATTATTTCAAAGGTCGAAAACCTTTCCTCCATCCTCTGGGCCATTGCCCGGTAAGGGGCTAGGCTGGGTTCTTTTAAGGAGAAGCTTCCTTTGGTGTGGCAGACCACTAGGTTCAAGTCCCCTATCACTTTCAAGTATTTGACCCCCATCTTAAGGGCCGTGGCTAACCCAGTTAAGTAGGCTTCATATTCTGCCATGTTATTTGAACAGGGGAATTCCAGTTTGAATGATAACGCTACAGCCTCATTTTCTTCATGGTACAAAACCACTCTCACTCCCCCTAATTAGGTAGTAGAAGACCCGTCAAACTTCATTAACCACCATTCTCCAACTTCCTCTGCCGCAGTTACTTCCCCTGGGACTTCATCATTTAGCGGGAATTCCTCCTTTCTCGGGAACTGTGCTAACAGATCTGCTATAGCCTGGCTCTTTACGGCTTTGGGCGCTCCTGCCTTTAGGTCGTATTGTGACAATTGCAGCAACCACTGGGATATCCTGCCCGAAGAGAATTGGCTGTTGCAATAATGCTTTGATGGCGTGAGACTTAGTCATCAGCCATACCTTATAGGCTAGGAAATAGTGTTGTAACCTCTATGAGGCATACACAATAGCCAAGCATGCCTTTTCTGCCCTCGGGTAGCGAGTTTCTGCGTCTTTCAGGGCTCGACTGATGTAATAAACTGGCTGTTCTACCTTATCTTCATCTTCCTGAGCAATCAATGCGCCCACGGCATATTGGTTGGTGGCTAAGTACAACAACAGTGGCTTCCTGCGAACAGGAGCTTGCATGGTAGGGAGATTCATCATAATCTGCTGTAGCCTTTTAAAGGCTGCCTGCTGTACTTCTCCCCATTCAAAGCTTTGTCCCTTTTTTAGCAGTTTTCCAAAGGCAGAGGTGATGGATGCCAGTCCAGGAATAAATCTTCAAATGTATGAGACCTTCCCTAAGAAACTTTTTAACTCCTTTACTGTGGCTGGAGGTCTCATAGTGGCTATGGCCGTAGCCTTGGCTGGGTCTACGTCTATTCCCCTGTTGTGGACCAGAAAGCTCAAGAACTTCCCCGAAGatactccgaatgcgcatttgagGGGGTTCATTCTAAGCTTAAAAGTTCTGCATCTTTCAAACACTCTTTTCAGCACTAGAATGTGTTCCTCCCGCTTCTTTGACTTCACCACTGTGTCATCTACATAGTCTTCTAATTCTTTGTGCATCATGTCATGGAATATAGCCGTCATTGACCTTTGATAAGTTGCACTTGCGTTCTTTAACCCGAATGGCATTATTGTATAGTAAAAGTTGCCTATAGGTGTtctgaaagcagtcttctccgcGTCCCTTGGTGCCATTCTGATCTGGTTATATCCATTGAATCCGTCCATAAAGGAAAACATGGCGTTTCTTGCCGCGGAGTCTATCAGCAGGTCCATGTTTGGCAGCGGGAACTCATCTTTTGGGCAGGCCTTGTTAAGATTTCTGAAGTCCACACAACACCTTATctgcccattcttcttcttcactggcaCAATGTTGGATAACCAACGTGGATGCTGAATGGGCTTGATGAATCCTGCGGCTAACAGCTTTTGTACTTCCTTGACTATTTGCTCCTCTATGTCAATGTGGAAAACCCTGGCAGGCTGGGCAACGGGCCTGGCCTCTAGGTCCACATTCAACGTGTGCACTACTAACCCAGGATCCAATCCTGGCATCTCACTGTAATTCCACGCAAAAACGACTTTGTATTCTTTTAACAATAGTATGAATTTCGATTTCTCTTTTTCTGACAACTTTGAACTGATTAAGATGGGTCTTAATTCGTGCGAGCCAGGTCCCAAGTTGACTTCTTCCATCTATTCTTTTGCTGTAACTTGTACCTCCTTGTCTGCCGTAATTCCCTCATCTCTTTCTTCGCGATTTTCTCCTTCTGAGCCTTCTTGAGCTATGCAACACATCAGGCTATTGTGTTGCCCTTCATATCTGGGGCCTGCTTGTGTTTCACTTATAGGCCCCACGTACCTTCATAGTTTATATACAATCCTGCCGTCAGGTCCTCGGACCCTGACACATTGTGGTGTATCGCCTGGTTCTGTGGTAGGcgcttcctttctctttttcttctgaGAGAGTAACTCCCTTAGATCAGGCTCTGGGTCATCTCGAACATCCTCCCATCTGTGGACAAAAGTACCCCTTGGTTTTGATACTGAGCTTTCCCCAGACGATGCTCATTGGTTGTAAAAAATTGTTTCTACTAAATGAGCCTTTGCCTGCTCAAATGACGATGGGTTTGCCGCTATACGTATCATTCGGTCATTTAACCTCCCTTTTACGCACTGGTGATAGGTGGATGGTACTAGCCGGTGCTTGTGCAGCCATGGCCTTCCTAGGAGCACATGGTATGAAACCTCCGTCTTCACCACATGGAATCGGGCCAAAAAAGCTATAGGACCTACTTTTAACCATAGCTGGATATGGCTGGCTGCGTATTCACCGCTTCCACCGAACCCTGTTACTTCCATTGGGCACCTCTAGATTTTTCTTTCTGAAATTCCTACCGCCTGCAGGGTGCTTAGTGGTACCAGGTTCACCGAGGCGCCAGTATCCACCAAGGCTCTCTTGATGGGGATCTGATTTATAGATGCAGCCAAGTAAAGGGGTCTCCTGCGGTCAGGAGAGCCCACTTCCATATCTCCATCACTGAAGGTGATTTCAGTTGACTCCTGCAGGAGAGCCCTATCATCTGCAACTTTTACTGACAAGCATTCTATTTCTGCCCCGGAAGCAATGCTTACCAGAGCCTCTATGGCTGTCTTTCGCTCATTCGCTATGAGACCTAGTTGGTCAAACTGATTTTTGAACTTAGAGCTTCTCTGCAAGGTGGTGATAGCTGTGGCAGGCAGGGTTGGGTTCTCCTCCTCGTCTTCCCCTAGGTCCCCACAGATTACCACTGCTGCCACGCCTTTCCCTTTGTGGTTCGGGAGTGGGTTCGTCTGGACTTCTTGTTGCGTCAACTCCAGGGTCCTTTCTTTAATCTGATGATGCACCAGCCTACGGAGCACCCAACATTCTGCCTTAGGATGTTGCACATAATTGTGCAAGCGGCAAAAGCGTGGGTCCCTCCGTTCTTCTTCTGTGGGCTCCTGGGCAACTTGATTGGGTTTAAAAACTCTATCTATTATCCACCAGTCTAAAAGAACATCCAATTCCTTAGGAGTGCATGGTATTGGCGGAGGGGTATCGTACTCCCTCCCGTctatcttcctcttcctcttcctttcaTTGGTGGATGCTGCCATAACCTGTAGGGTGTTCCTTTTGTCGGAACTTGGCTTTACCAATTGGGTTgtctttctggccttctgtAAAAGCTGTGTGAACTGGGAAATCTCCAGATTTTCCAGTACAGCCCTGTCTTCTCGGATCATATTCGTCATACACATCTCTACTAGTTTCTTCTCCTCACAGTGGTCATAGCAATCTAGTGCTATATCCCTGAATCTCTTAATGTACTCCATCAAATCTTCTCCGTTTTTCTGCTTAGTAGCTTGCAAAGTGGCAAGCATCACTGTTTCCTCTCTGTGAAATTACTTAGTACAAAATACATCCACCATATCATCCCAGGTTTGGATGAATCCTGGTTTCAGGCCTATGTACCAGGTGTAGGCATGATCGCACAGTGATTTTGAGAACTCCCGTAGACACAAGTCCTCATTTGCCGCATACAAGCCAAGAGTATCAATGAATTTGCTCACGTGCTCGACAGCACTACCCTTTCTGCCGTCGTATTGCGCAAAAGCGCGTGGTTCATATCTTTCTGGGTATGGTTTGCTAAGCACCCTTAACGTATAAGGGGGTCTCCATGCGTAGAACCTTTCTTTGGGTGCTCTGGCCCTCTCCTGCTCTAAGAGAGTTGCCACCTCGGCCATGGTGATGTAGCATTGTCCTTCGGTCTGTGGGGCGCCTCCGACTAGCGTCTCTTCTTTATCAGCCACATGTTCAGGATCATGCTGACTTTCTTTCTCCTTGGTTTTTTCTGTCTTTAACTGGCGTATTTCCTCCATCATCTGCTGCTGTGAGTGCTGTAATGCTTGTAGCACCTCAACAAAAGCATTGATTCCGTCAGCGGGATTCCTTGCCTGCAGTTGGGGCTCAGCCCCAGGGTTCATTGATGTTTTCTGCCTGATTGGGCTGATGAGGCGTTGTTGGCCTTGACTCAGCCTACGAGGGGATAGCGCTTATATTTCGTGTTGTCCTGGATTTTGGTGGCATTTTTTTGCGAGGATCTCTGTATCCGTCTGTTTCCCAACTCCCCAGTGAAGTCGCCAATTTAaatgtgtgggcctttttttgtAAGTGTTGGGCTGGATCACCTGCCACTACACTAGGCCCAAAGATTTCTGGATCGAGAAGTTGGGGCTGGTCCGAGAGCAAACCTTCCCGGTCCAGTTTGTGCGCAAACAGTGCCCCTATTAATCAGGTCTTGATCATACGCTTATGGCAAGCAGAACTGTTATGTTAACTTCAGCAGGCAGATATAACAAAGACAATAATGAGAATTTAGATAAAATAGACAGTGGGCATTGACGAGGAGTGCTCATTTTACACAATAGTAACAAAAGAATAAGTATTGAATCGAGAACAACGAGCGTATTAAAGAAATAAGTGTCAGCCTGCCGCGTTAAACCATTCTGCAGAGTCTATGTCAAGAAGGGGAACCACTTCTTCAATGCTACTAATCTCTCTAAGAGAGAAATTAGCTACTTTGAAGGAGCAGGCCTAAGTAACTTGGGTTGGGTGAAGTCCTTTTTTGTTACCAGAGAGCATGGGTTGGAGGGGGAGAGGGAGATTAACCCATTTGGTGCATGCCAATCACTCTATTCTCTCCGCTCTCTCTTACTTCTCCTTTCAGTTCCTTTAAtcctttcctttatttcttttttgtttttactctccttttgttctttctctctttttc is a genomic window containing:
- the LOC142632892 gene encoding uncharacterized protein LOC142632892 codes for the protein MAEYEAYLTGLATALKMGVKYLKVIGDLNLVVCHTKGSFSLKEPSLAPYRAMAQRMEERFSTFEIMHMPRSENRFADALVALGSQIVFEENSAKIEVSKRRESVIEILKERFQEEKCKEDWQNPVREVLMKESEPAELKALKDYALVGGELYHRMPRGILSRCVGQEEAQKKLKEIHDKTYGSYGEISLYRRLQRVGFYWPNMGKDADQVQVQRGTCQLAADREESYARCPATETQ